The Aspergillus luchuensis IFO 4308 DNA, chromosome 6, nearly complete sequence genome segment AGGGAATACAGTTAACTTGACCTGTCGGTTGGATTGGTTCATGTATCGTCCGGCTCTTGGGGTTGCAGATCTGCACATGTTAGGTTACGCCCGGCATTTCCCTTTCCTGGGGGACGCATCCTCGTCCAAGGCAGGCACGCAGAGATTGGCATTTGAACTGGGAAATCTCCCTCAACGGGACGATCTATCAAATCTGCGAGATCGTTCGGCCGAACGCCGGCTTATCAATTTCATTCTGCATAGACAAAGCCACATTGACCAGAGGGAAGCATTTGGTAGATACATGAGGCCGTTAAAGCGTGATATTCTCGTTTAAACAGACGTGTCAAATCAgatcattcatcatcattactTCGTTCGTCAAGCAGAAGCGGCATAAACagtgggaaaaaaagaaaggtgaCAAATGAACACCATGATTACGCAAAGACTCGGTTAAATCCCCTCATGAGCTGCTCAAGCCGACCTGCCAGCGGATCATCGTCGGGCTGTGGCAGAAGCCGACCATGCGAGTCAAACCGGTCTGGCAGATCAATCGTCGAATCAGAATCTGACTCCGTCGCATTATTCTGCCGGCCCTGTGCCACAGAGCGAGCATCACTACGTTTGTATGAAGAGTATGGCTCCGACGAAGAGTGTCGACGAGCCCGAGGGCGGTTGCGACGGCTCCCATGTATTGACTCAATAGTAGAATCGCTGTCATCCGTCTCGTATCCGAGATCATTCTGCTTTTCATGCTCTGATTGGATATCAAATACAACTGACTTTGGCCCCGGAGGCTGGCTGGCAGCGCGTGATCGGCGCCTCCTCGCACGGGGAGTTCTCAGCGGCGACTGGACGTCTATACCTAAATAACACTGTCAGTAATAGCCCAACTGGCGGCAGACTTCCTGAACCCACCATCGAATGCGCGGTCTTGGACAGTGGGCTGGGGATAGTTCGATGCACTCACATTCTCGTCTGCCCTGCGGGGCCGCGGAGCGTAAGGGTCTGGGCCAGGGCCAGAGGGATATTCGTACGACTGGGGTGGCACCGGGCCAGGAGGGTGTGGATAGTCAGCCGGGCTGTAAGGTGCCAGTTCTGGGCGTGGGCCTGTCGCTGGAGGGGGCGGAAAGTAGTTGCCGTTTGGATAATACTGGTGATCATCAACTGGCCGAGGCGCTGCTGCAGGTGTGGCCGGATAGGGCAATGGAGTTTTGTACGGGTTGTCATATGGCTCACGGCGTGCATCCTCATCGGATTCTAGCAGACAACCGTCAGCTTGGAATACCCTGTTTTTTACCGCAAATCACCAAGGCTTACCCGGCCTATCTCTGTCCCTATCCGCTTTCTTGCGTTCGTTTCTCTGTGAAAGCTTGTGGGCCGCATACCCAACTCCCGTGGCGGCTAAAGCAGCTTCGGCAATTTCGCGGGAACGGCTGCGATGCTTGCCGTGACGGCTTCGACGCCTGCGGCGGCTGCCTCCATCGGAATCAGACGAGTCGCTACTGTATCGAACGCcccggctgcggctgcgactGCGACTGAGACTGCGTGTTCGATGCCTGGAAGAGCCGAACCCCGCAGCACCGCTGGCTACAGGATCAGAAGCGTCGGAATAATATCCATGCGGGCTCACTGGCCGACCATAGTAGTTAGGAGGTATGCTGCCATGGACTGGATGATCGCCGTATTCAATCAAACCAGGTGAGTCCCTCGTTGGATCAGGGTACACCTCCGACGGGGCGCGGCTCCGCGACCTCGACCGTCGACGTTCCCGACGTCGtgactcctcctcttctttcttttccttattCTTCTCGTAGAGACCCGTTGCCGCTGCCGTTCCGAGTCCAGCTGCTACCACGGGGAGGGCCTTCCGGATAGCACTGTGTGATCGAGACTCGCGTCTGCGAGAGCGGGAACGGCTGCGTgccttctccaccagccCCGCTACAGCCGCTCCAGCCAGGCCAGCCTCTGCCATATGTTTCCTGCGTTGCGACTGGCTGCGTGTCTCTTCATGGCTATCCTTTAGCGATCTGCGCGAGCTCGAGGCGCGGCGATGGCGTGAGCGGCTTCGTCGGTCTTTGTTTGAATTCGACTTACTCCGCGCCAACGCCACGGCTCCggcaatggcagcagcgCCTAGGCCAAGTTCCGCAAGATGTCTGGCGCGTGAGTGGGAGTGTGaacggctgcggctgcggctgcgacGGCTATGGCtatggcggtggtgatgatggtgatggtgatggcgcGAGTGAGAGCTTCTGCCATCATCAATCGAATGGGAGCGATGTCGGCTTTTGCTGCGGTAGTGGTCTCTAACGCGCGAAACTGCCTCTGCCGCAACAGCCCCCAGAGCACCCGCGCCGACATCCCTGCCCAGGCGGCCCACACCATCCGacacttcttccccttcttttttGCGGTGATTGCGAAGCAGTTCTGCGGCACCGACACCCGCTAGCGCACCCTCGGCCAGATGTCGCCGATGATGGGGGCTATCATCGTATTCTCGAACTTCTTTACGGATGTAAACCATGCTGTCGTCACTGCTATACGCCTCCTGGCCATCTCGATGGCGGGCAGCCTGAGAAATGGAGTCACTAGGGCTCAGTTCCCGTCGAGAACGGCGGTCATCATCGTATTCTCGAACACGGCGATGGTAGTAATAACCTCCGGGCTCTCTGTCTACTTCAGAGCGGCGGACGATTTCGTAGTCGGACTCCCGCGGATTGATGTAGACCGGACCTCGGGCTTCAAGAAAGATTACCGGCTGAGCTTCACGAATGACAATGGGGGCGGGATGTCTGCGGATGCGTTCGGGCGCATAGTACTCACGTTCGTAATAGTCTCTTTCGGAGCGATAGTCATATGGGCGCGAGTCATAATCAACTTCACGCTCGTAGCGCTGCACGGTAAGAGGTTCTTCACGATCGACCGTGCGCCGAATCACCACCTCTCTATCACCAGGGTCCTCGCGGCGATAGAAAAAGTCGCGCTCACGTTCGTCTTCGGAGGGTATGACGTAACGCTTGATAGAGACGGTGGAAGAACGGGGCTCGTCCCACTCCCGCTCACGGTCTCGTTCTTTGTAGATGTACGTCGACATGAAGGGGATGATTAACAATCTTCAAAACTGGTAGGTATAGTTTTACTTGGATGAAATAACGGAAGAAGGGTCACtcaagaaggggagaaggggcAAGGTTtagaagggagaggaagatggaagatTTGAAAGATGGGAAGCGAGGCTGCAGGGAAGTGGGGTATTAGCAAGGCTGACGAAATGGCCGGGCGGGCAACACTGACTGACGCAGGAGGTTGATGGTTCTGTGTAAATTATCAGGGATCCCAGGGTGAGACAAGAGACGCCCGACGATAGGACAGTAAAGCAGGCGAAGCGCGCGGATGGTCAAAGAATCGAACAGTGGCTGAGCGAAGAGCAGTAATACTAGTGGTGTTGTAATAGGGATTGGCTGGTGTGAGGAGGGGTAAAATGGACGGGACAGCAAGTGGCACTTGGTAAAGTGTCTAGACGCGGATCCTTAGCAGCAGTCGCAGCAGTCTAGTCTGGTTTCTTTCTATCTCCAGGAACTGAGTGGAGATGGCTTCAATTTGAAATCAGAGAGATCTTCTAATTTCTAATCCCAGCGATGgcaagaatggaagagaagatgacgaagatgatggagagggattGGAATGGAACTGGAATTGGATTGAATTGGATTGATTTGACCCAAACAAGAAATTGATCGGCCACGTGAAGGCGAGACCTCGTGATGGCCCAATTAGGAAGTATCCCTGATACTGTAGAACTCGAGTTTCTTGTTCTCtcactccctctctctctctctctctctctctctgacTCTTCCTTACCAATCCGAATGATTCACTTCTTTACAGTGTACACAGagtccttcttggcctgcttgGGGTGACAGTCATGAGGTCCTTCCCGGAACCCCAAACGCACAAAGAATGAACGAGGCCGACATTGCGCCCGATGCTAACTAATTAGTGAATTATTCACCATCGGCCTCTACATGGTCTGTATCCCTCGGACTTTGTCCATTCGGCACCCATGGCCCGCTTATTTTCATAAATATGCCCTCAAAATTGAACAAGATACCCATGTTGTTGACTTGTACTTGATCCAGTTGTTCCTGGTGGCCGGTTCCACGGATCCTGGTGGGTTGACCGTGTCGAAAGACCATGGAAGCATGCCGCCTGTCAATCAGTGGACCAGAAATgcatttatttcttttccacaGCTTGCTTCGAAATTTCTATGCAAGTGTCTAGCCATGTGTAACTCGGACTTGCAAGACCCTTTCGGACTTCGGCAATGAGCGGAACTGAATTCCGAATAGCCGCGGTGGCGCTTTCACATTTGACTTCTGATCtgcctcttttcctttgccCGATGTTTACTTTTCCCCCAGGCAAACTTTCTTTGATTTGCCCCTAGTCCCCTCTTCCGACATGCTCCCCCATCAGGGATTGACGTCCACTTTCCTGTCACTTCGGAGATCCCCAGACTGTGCACCGCAATTGCGACCTCTCGCAGTTAATTTCCTTCACAAGAAACTGACTAGCCAAGGCCAAAGTGGTCTGCTGGTTCTGCACTTTCCTCGTATCGTCTCATTCTCTATGGAGTCTGATTTTTCACTAATGTTAGGCGAACCTCCGACCCGTGGGTCATAATTCGCCACGCGAACAGCTAGAGCCACCCACACTTCTTAGTATGCTTTGCCCGAGTTCAGTCCGTATGCATCGGACTATTGGATGCTACGAAAATCCCGCTGGTATCACTTACCTACATCATGCATGATCAAAGTACATACTTTTTCCGCCTGGCTGCTTGCGTGTCGCTAGTTCTCCTTCGGCTCTCAGATGTGTGACATAATACTTTACTCATGCAGCGGTCAGCCATGTTTGCCCGTTGAGATCTTGCCGTCCCTTTTAGATCCGCAAACTGCTCTGGCGTTTGGGGCGATGCAATTCCTCTAGACTCCTTCCGAAAAGAGACTATCTCGACGATAATCCCTGCATCCAGTTGGCTTTAGTTAACTTGCGTGCCCGGAGGCTTTTTATGAAAACCCACTAAAAGCCCCCATCTGTAAGCGGTCTTCTTGCGCTTTGACCCCCAGCTTCTGATGCTGGGGTCCATCTAGCCCACATGGGTTCTGTTGCACGGCGTTATCTCATAGTATTGCTTTTGGATTCGCCCGCGTGCCTCTTCCGGTTCGATCAATTGAACAAGCTAAGGAATAGCCCCTGGAGATCAAGGCAAACTTTTCTACAAGTGGTGCCTATCTTCGATGCGCACAGACGGATCGTCCGTTGCCATGCGATGAGTAGTCGAAGCGTGGGCCAAATCGCCACACTCGTTGATTTCCGGCAGGCTACCCCGAGGAAGAGCAAGCGGAGCAACTAATTTTCTTGAGACGGTGTGTGTGGAATCCATACGCCCTCTTGCAGTTCTCTGCGTGGCGGTGACGTCTCCTGATCCCTTTAGCCTCAGCCGCTATATCCCACGCGAG includes the following:
- a CDS encoding DUF3824 domain-containing protein (COG:S;~EggNog:ENOG410PS6R;~InterPro:IPR024436;~TransMembrane:2 (o289-307i383-404o)) — encoded protein: MSTYIYKERDREREWDEPRSSTVSIKRYVIPSEDERERDFFYRREDPGDREVVIRRTVDREEPLTVQRYEREVDYDSRPYDYRSERDYYEPRGPVYINPRESDYEIVRRSEVDREPGGYYYHRRVREYDDDRRSRRELSPSDSISQAARHRDGQEAYSSDDSMVYIRKEVREYDDSPHHRRHLAEGALAGVGAAELLRNHRKKEGEEVSDGVGRLGRDVGAGALGAVAAEAVSRVRDHYRSKSRHRSHSIDDGRSSHSRHHHHHHHHRHSHSRRSRSRSRSHSHSRARHLAELGLGAAAIAGAVALARSKSNSNKDRRSRSRHRRASSSRRSLKDSHEETRSQSQRRKHMAEAGLAGAAVAGLVEKARSRSRSRRRESRSHSAIRKALPVVAAGLGTAAATGLYEKNKEKKEEEESRRRERRRSRSRSRAPSEVYPDPTRDSPGLIEYGDHPVHGSIPPNYYGRPVSPHGYYSDASDPVASGAAGFGSSRHRTRSLSRSRSRSRGVRYSSDSSDSDGGSRRRRRSRHGKHRSRSREIAEAALAATGVGYAAHKLSQRNERKKADRDRDRPESDEDARREPYDNPYKTPLPYPATPAAAPRPVDDHQYYPNGNYFPPPPATGPRPELAPYSPADYPHPPGPVPPQSYEYPSGPGPDPYAPRPRRADENVSASNYPQPTVQDRAFDGGFRKSAASWAITDSVI